The window GTCAGCGGCCCGTCCCCGGAGAGCTCCATCCCCGTGGCCCGGTCCCCGGCGAGCAGCGCGGCCAGCGACGCCTCGCGCTCCGTCCCGGTCCGCGCCGTCCAGTCGAGCACCTCCACCGGCAGCAGGACCTCCCGGCGCACCACCTGCACCGGCTCGGGCAGTCCTTCCCAGCGGACCGAGACCCGCAGCGCGTCCGAGGCGCCGACCACCTGCCGCCAGGCCCCGGCCAGTACCGCCAGGTCGTCCACGCCGTCCAGGACGAAGGTGAACTGCTCCAGGTAGGCGCCCCGCCCGGGCTCGTTCAGCGCGTGGAAGAGCATCCCCGACTGGAGCGGCGTCAGCGGATACACGTCCACCACGTCACCCGGCCGCCGCTCGCCGCCCGACAGGGTGATCCGGTCCACCTCGTCCTGGGTGAGCCGCACCAGGGGGAAGTCGGAGGGGGTGCAGCGGCCCGCGCCGGGCCGGGCGCAGTGCGCGAGGAGCTCGCGCAGCTCGGCCGTGTACCGCTCGGCCAGCGCCGCCACCGTCGCCCGCGCGTGCAGGTTCTCCGAGTACGTCCAGGTGAAGGTCAGCCGTCCGTCCTGGACGGCGCCGACCACCTCCAGGACGTGGCCGCGCGCCTCACCCGGGTGGTGCTCGCCGCCGGGGTTCAGCACGAGGGAGCGGGCCCAGCCGGAGCCGTCGGCCGCGCCGAAGTGCCCGAGGTAGTTGAAGGCCAGCTCGGGAGCGGGGGCCTCGGTGAGGCCGAGGGCCCGGTCTCCGGCCGGGCCCGGGTGGGTGGCGCGCAGGTACCGCAGCGCGCCGTATCCCACTCCCTGCCCGGGGACGGCCCGCAGCCGCTCCTTGACGGCCGGGAGCAGCTCGCTCCAGTCCCCGGCCGCCTCGCCGGGGAGGTCGAGGGCGACGGGGTGGAGGGAGGTGAACCAGCCGACGGTACGGGTCAGGTCGACCTCGTCGAAGAGTTCCGCGCGGCCGTGCCCCTCCAGGTGCACGGCCAGCCGTCCCGATCCGGCCCACGGCCCGAGCGTGCGGGCCAGGGCCGCCAGGAGCACGTCGTTGGGCTGGGTGCGGTAGACGGACGGGACGGCGCGCAGCAGCGCGTCGGTCTCCTCCGCGGAGAGCCCGGCCGAGACCGAGCGTTCGCTGCCCACGGTGTTCGCCCCGCCCGGCAGGTCCACCGGAAGCCGGGTGCCGGCGTCCGCCAAGACGTCCTGCCAGTAGGGGAGTTCCGCGTCGAAACCGCCGTTGGCGGTGTGCTGCGCCAGCCGCTCGGCCCACTGCCGGACCGAGGTCCCCTTCGGGTCGTACTCCGGCTCGGCGCCCCCGGCGATCCGCCGGTACGCCGACTCCAGGTCCTCCAGGAGCACCCGCCACGACACCCCGTCCATCACCAGGTGGTGCGCGGCGATCAGGACCCGCACCGGCGCCTCGGGGGCGCCCGTCCCCACCAGTACGCGCACCAGCGGGCCCGTGCCGAGATCCAGCCCCGCGTGCGTCCGGGCGGCCAGTTCCGCCCAGGCGGCGTCGCCCTCGTCGGGGACGGCGGTGAAGACCGCGTCCACATCGACGGCGGTGCTGATCCGGCCCTCCCACCGGCCGTCCGGGAGCCGGGTGAAGGCGGAACGCAGCGCGTCGTGCCGCGCCAGCAGGGCCGCCACGGCGGCCCGTAGAGCGGCCAGGTCCGTACCGGCCGGGAGGAGGAATCCGGCGCCCATGTTGAAGTGGTGGGGCGCGACGGGGTGCGTGGCGAAGAACCACTCGCGGATCGGTGTCGTGACGACCTCGCCGCTCACCGGGCCCTGTTCGGCGAGGGTCTCGGCCGCGTCCTCGGCGGGCTGGACGGCCTGTGCGAGGGCGGCGACGGTCGGGTGGAGGAAGACGTCGCGGGAGGTGAGGGCGAGTCCGGCGCGGCGGGCGCGGGAGACCACCTGGAGGCTGATGATCGAGTCGCCGCCGAGGTCGAAGAAGTTGTCCTCCACGCCCACCCGTTCGCGGCCCAGCACCGTGGCCCAGATCTCGGCGAGGAGCCGCTCCGTCCCGGTGCGGGGCGCGAGGTGGGTGGCGGGGGCGGTCTCGACCTGGGGCGCGGGCAGGGCGGCCCGGTCGAGCTTGCCGGCGGCGTTGAGCGGTAGCGCGTCGAGGGTGACGAAGGCCGCGGGGAGCATGTGGTCCGGGAGCGTGCGGGCGAGGTGCGCCCGCACCTCGGCCGGGTCGGCCGGCTCCGGGCCGGTGGTGACGAGGTAGGCCACCAGGTACTTGGTCCCCGGCTGGTCCTCGCGGGCGACGACGGCGGCCTGGCCGGTCCCGGGAAGGGCGAGCAGGGCCGTCTCGATCTCGCCCGTCTCGATGCGGTGGCCGCGGACCTTGATCTGGTGGTCGTTGCGGCCCGCGTACTCCAGGGTGCCGTCGAGGTGGCGGCGGACCAGGTCCCCGGTGCGGTAGAGGCGGGCCCCCTGGTCGTAGGGGTGGGCGACGAAGCGTTCCGAGGTCAGGTGCGGCCGGCCGATGTAGCCGCGGGCGAGGCTGCCCGCGAGGTACAGCTCGCCCCAGGAACCGGCCGGGACGGGGTTGAGGGTCGCGTCCAGGACGTAGGCGCTCTTGCCCGCCAGGGGACGGCCGATGGGGACCGTGGTGGCCTTCGGGTCCGGGTTCTCGTGGGAGAACCAGCCGGTGGCGTACACGGTGGCCTCGGTCGGGCCGTAGATGTTGGCGACGGTGGTGTGCGGCAGGGCGCGGCGCGCCTGGTCGAGGAGTGTGGTGGGGAAGGCCTCGCCGGCCAGGATCAGCAGCTTCGGGTCCAGTCGGGTGGTCGGCTCGGCCACCAGCGCCTGGAAGGCGGAGGGGACGGCGGAGACGAGTGTGCCGTCCCAGGCGGGGTGGTCGGTGAGGCTGAGGATGTTGTGGGCGATCTCCAGAGTGCCGCCGGTGGCGAGGGTGCCGAAGAGTTCGAAGACGGAGACGTCGAAGTTGAGGCTGGTGGAGAAGAAGGTGTGGGCGAAGGTGTCTTCGCCGAGGGTGGTGGCCCAGGCGACGAGGCGGGCCATGGCGTGGTGCGGGACGACGACGCCCTTCGGCTTGCCGGTGGAGCCCGAGGTGTAGATGACGTACGCCGCGTTCTGCGGGGAGACGGCGGGGTGTGGCACGGGGCTGTCGTCGGTGGTGCGGGCCGCCTCGACGAGGGCGGCGTCCACGGTGAGGTGGGTGCCGCTGTCGCCGCGCATGTGCTCCAGGCGGTCGGCGGGGTACTCGGGGTCGAGCGGGACGTAGGCGGCGCCGGTCTTGAGGACGGCGAGGGCGGCGACGACCAGGTCGGGGGTGCGGGGCAGGGAGATGCCCACGCGCTTCTCGGGTCCGGCGCCGAGGGCGAGCAGGTGGCGGGCGAGCTGGTCGGCACGCCGGCCCAGCTCCGCGTAGGTGACGGAGGTGTCGCCGTGGCGGAGCGCGACCGCGTCCGGCGCGGCCGCCGTCCGCTCGGCGACCAGCTCCACGACCGTGCGGAAGGCCGCCGGTTCCGGTACGGCCTCGGACGGGGGCAGGAGGGCGGCGCGTTCGGCCGGCCCCAGCATGTCGTGCCGGGCCAGCGGCAGCCCGGGTGCTCGTACGGCCTGCTCGGTGAGGTGCAGCCAGTGGTGGCAGAGCCGGTCCACGGTGGCCGCGTCGAACAGGTCGGAGTTGTACTCGACCTCGGCCGTGAGCCGCCCGTCGGGCTCCGCGAAGAACTCCCACATGAGGTCGAACCGCGAGGAGGACCGGGGCACGGGCTGCCGCCGGGCAGGACGGCCCGCGAAGTCGGGGGCGAGGCCCAGGGAGTTCTGGAGGACCAGCAGAGCCTGGACGAGGGGACTGCGGCTCGGGTCGCGGTCGGCGCCGACCGCCTCCACCACCCGGTCGAACGGGGCCTCCTGATGGGCGAACGCCTCCAGCACCGTGGCGCGGACCTGCCGCAGGAAGGCGTCGAACGACACCCGCTCCTCCACCCGCTGCCGCAGCACCAGGGTGTTGACGAAGAAGCCGACCAGGTCCTCCAGCTCGGGCCGCTCACGCCCGGAGACCACCGTGCCGAGGGCGATGTCCCGGCGGCCGGTGTACCGCGAGAGGACCAGTTGGGTGACAGCGGTCAGCGCCATGAAGAGGCTGGCGCCGCCCTCCCGCGCCACCGCGGTGAGCCGGGCCGTCAGCTCCGCCGGGACCTCGAAGGTGTGCAGGGCGCCCGCCGAGGTGCGCACGGCCGGGCGGGGCCGGTCGGCCGGCAGCTCCAGGGGCTCGGTCCCGGCGAGCTTCTCCCGCCAGTAGGACAGCTGGCCGTCGAAGGCGTCACCGGCCACCCGGTCGCGCTGCCAGGCGGCGAAGTCCGCGTATCGCACGGGCAGCGGCGGGAGTTCGGCCCGCTCGCCGCGTACCGCCCCCGCGTACAGGGTGCTCAGCTCGCGGGTGATCACCCCCATCGACCAGCCGTCCGTGGCGATGTGGTGCATCGAGAGGACCAGCACGGTGGCGCCCTCCCACGCGAGCCGCACCACCAGGACGCGGGCGGGCGGGCCGGTGCGCAGGTCGAACGGGGTGGCCTGCTCCGCCGCCAGCACCCGCCGCAGCTCCTCCTCACCGTCGGCGTCGACGGCGCGCAGGGGCAGTGGGAGCGCGGTGTGCACGGTCTGCGCGCCCTCGGCGAAGGTGGTCCGGAGCGGCTCGTGCCGCGCGACGAGGGCGTCCAGCGCGGTGCGCAGCGCGGTCAGGTCCAGCCCGCCGGCGACCCGCAGCGCGAGACCGGTGTTGTACTCGACGCCGCCGGGCGTGAACTCGTCGAGGAACCACAGGCGTTCCTGCCCGGGGGAGAGCGGCAGCCGCGCCCCGTCGCGGGGCACGGCCGGGATCACCCCGCCGGGCTCGACGGCCCCACCGGCGCCCTCCCGCGTCAGCACGGCCGCCAGCCGGGCCGGGGTCGGGTGGTCGAAGAGGGCCCGGGCGGGCAGGTCGGCGCCGAGCGTGCGCCGCAGCCGCGAGGTCGCCTTCAGGGCGGCGACGGAGTCCCCGCCCAGCGCGAAGAAGTCGTCCTCGGCGCCGGCCCGTTCGATCCCGAGGAGATCGGCCCACAGGTCGCACAGGGCGCGCTCGGTGCTGCCGCGTGGCGCCACGTACGCGGCCGCCGCGGTGGTGCCGGGGGCGGGCAGGGCCCGGTGGTCGATCTTTCCGTTGGGGGTGAGCGGCAGCGCGTCGAGGGTGACGAAGGCGGCCGGGACCATGTACTCCGGCAGCGTCCGGGCGAGCCGGGCGCGCAGGGCGGCCGGGTCCTGCGGGGTGGCGGCCACCAGGTAGGCGGTGAGCCGCTTCGCGCCGGGGAGGTCCGCCCGGGCGACGACGCAGGCGCGGGTGACGGCCGGGTCGGCGAGGAGGGCCGCCTCGATCTCGCCCGGCTCGATGCGGTGGCCGCGGATCTTGACCTGGCCGTCGGTGCGGCCGAGGAAGTCGATCCGGCCGTCGGGGCGCCGCCGCACGAGGTCACCGGTGCGGTACAGGCGCCCGCCCGGCCGGTGCGGGTCCGCGACGAACCGGGTGGCGGTGAGGTCGGGCCGGCCGTCGTAGCCGCGCGCGAGGCCGGCGCCGCCCAGGTACAACTCGCCCGGGGTGCCCTCCGGCACCGGCGCCAGGGCGGCGTCCAGGATGTGGGCGCCGGTGTCGTCCATGGGGACGCCGAGCGGGACGTGGCTGTCGCGGGTGTCGGCGGGCGAGAGGGGGCCGCAGACGGCGAAGGTGGTCGTCTCGGTAGGACCGTAGACGTGGACCAGGGTGAGCCGCGGGACGGCCTCCTGGACCCGGGCCATCGCCGCGGGCGAGGCGGCCTCGCCGCCCGTCCAGACCTCGCTGAGGCCGGTGAAGCACTCCGGGTCCTCCTCCGCGAGGAGGTCGAAGAGGGCCTTCGTGAGGAAGACGGCCCGCACCCCGTCCGCCACGGCCCGGCGCAGCACCGGCCCGCTGATCCCCTCCTCGGCGACCGTGACGGTGCCGCCGTTCAGCAGCGGCACCCAGATCTCGTAGGTGGCGGCGTCGAAGGAGTGCGGCGAGTGGAAGAGCACGTGCGCGTGGGCCCCGCCGCGCCAGCGCGAGTCGGCGGCCAGCGCGGTGATGTCCTCGTGGGTGACGGCCACCCCCTTGGGCACGCCGGTCGAGCCCGAGGTGAACATGACGTACGCGAGCGACGCCGGGCGGGGGGCCGCGGCGGGCAGGGGGGAGCTGCCCGCCGCGGTGTCCGGGTCCACCGGCAGCGCCGGGAGCCCGGCCACGGTGGAGCGGTCCCGGTCGGTGAGGACGAGCGAGGAGCGGCTCCGGGTGAGCAGGGCGCGGGTGCGCTCCTCGGGGTCGTCCGGATGCAGCGGGACGTACGCCGCTCCCGCCTTCAGCACCGCGAGCATCGCGACGACCACGTCCGCCGAGCGCGCCAGCAGCAGTCCCACCCGGGACTCGGCGCCCACGCCCCGCGCGACCAGGCCTCGCGCCAGCCCCTCGGCGCGCCGGTCGAGTTCGCGGTAGGTCAGGGTGCGTCCGCCGCACACCACGGCCACCGCGTCCGGACGCGCCGCCACGCGGGCCGCGAACCCCTCCACGACCGTCGCGTGCTGGACCGCCGGCATCGACCGCTCACCCTGGGACATCGTGGACTCTCCGGATTTCTCGAAACTGATGGCGCACGGACACAACGGCTCTGGGAAGGGAAGGCCGGAGCGCGGGCGGCCGCACCGCGGCGGCGCCCGTCCGGCCCCGAGGGGTCAGAGCCGGTACATGGCCCGGCCGCCGTACTGGAGCAGGGTGACGGGGCCGTCGGCCCGCTCCCGGACGAAGCGGCCGGTGATCGGGAGCGCGCCGGGCTCGCCGCTGCGGGCCACGAAGAGGTCGTCCTCGTGCAGGGAGAGGCGGTAGTCGGTGTAGCTCTCGCGGGTCAGCAGGAGGTCGCCGGAGTCGTCGCGGACCACCATCAGCGCCAGGTCGCCGTTGGCGTACGTGCCGAGGTAGTCGGCGAGCGGGGCGCCCTGCGGGGAGTCGGGGACGGGCAGCGCGTAGTGGCCCACGTCCAGCCCGGCCTCGGGCAGCCGCGCGATCAGCGCCTCCCACAGCTTGGGGCCCGCGGTGGAGTTGGCGGTGAGCGCCAGCGCGATCGAACGGCCCGGGTGCAGCCGGAGGTTGCAGGAGGCGCCGCCCACCGCCCCGTCGTGGCCGTACCAGGCGTCGTCGCCGTGGCCGTGGCGCATCAGGCCCAGCCCCCAGCCGTCGGCGAGGCCGAACGGTTCGGCGTCCGGCACGCAGGTGCGCATGGCGAGGACCGCGTCCTCGGGGAGCAGGTGCCGCTGGGGGAAGGTCTCCCGGTCGGCCAGGTGCGGGCGGGCCGCCGTGACCAGGTCGGTGGCGCTGCCGACCAGTCCGCCCGCGGCGGCCAGGGAGAGCGAGGTCATGTGGTCGACGCGCTCGGCCCGCTCACCGCCGGCCCGCAGCGCGTGGCCCTCGGCCACCGGCCGGGCGGCACCGTTCTGGCCGGGGCGCGGGTCGTGCAGGAAGGCCGGTTCGATGCCGAGCGGCCGCAGCAGGCAGCTGTCCATCGCCGTCCACCAGTCCATGCCGGAGGCCGCCTCGACCACCGCCCCGAGCAGGCAGTAGCCGGTGTTGGAGTAGGAGAAGGCACGGCCCGGCGGGAAGAGCGCCGGCTGCTGCGCGCACACCCCGGCGAACCGCCGGTACGACGGGCCGCGCATCTCCGGGTGCTCCAGGCTGTCCACCACCCCGGCGGTGTGGCTGAGGAGGTGACGGACGGTGGCCGTGCCGAGGGCCGGTACGGCGGCGCGCTTCAGGTCGGGCAGGAGCCCGGCGAGCGGCTCGTCGAGGTCCAGGTCGCCGTCGGAGACGAACTGCATCACCAGCTCGGCCGTGAGGAACTTGGTCACCGAGCCGAACGGGAAACCCGTCCGGCTCGTCACCGGCTCGCCGGTGCGGACCGAGGCGAGGCCGGTGGCGTACTCGCTCAGGGTGCCGTCGCGGTGGACGGCGAGCTGCGCGCCGGTCACCCCGTGCTCGCGGACCAGCTCCTCGAAGAGCGCGCCCACCGCCGCGTCACCGGCCGCCTCGCCGGCCCGTACCGCTTCCTCGGCACCCACTGCGCCCACTGCACCCACCGGACCCTTCACGCGATCGTCGTGCCCCGGCGCGGACCACAGCGCGAACACGCCGCGGTGCGGCGTCGACTTCGGGGGCGGCGGGACATGCCTCGCCTGCCTCACCAGACTCCCGTGCGGCGGGTGCCACCGCAATCAGCTTCGACAGCAGCGGAAAGCCGCTGGTCAGAGAGGAGTTGACAGGAACCGGGCCAGGTCCGCCCGGTGCCTGTCGTCAGCCGAGCGCCAGCACCACGCCCGCCGCGGCGCCGAGCACCAGCAGGACGGCGCACACGGCCAGGAAGCGGCGGTTGGCGAGGTTCACCGTCCAGCCCATGCCGACGCGCTTGGGGACCAGCACGGCCGGGTCGTCGGCGTTGAGGTAGACCGTGCCGGCGCCGCGCCAGAA is drawn from Streptomyces diastaticus subsp. diastaticus and contains these coding sequences:
- a CDS encoding serine hydrolase domain-containing protein is translated as MGAEEAVRAGEAAGDAAVGALFEELVREHGVTGAQLAVHRDGTLSEYATGLASVRTGEPVTSRTGFPFGSVTKFLTAELVMQFVSDGDLDLDEPLAGLLPDLKRAAVPALGTATVRHLLSHTAGVVDSLEHPEMRGPSYRRFAGVCAQQPALFPPGRAFSYSNTGYCLLGAVVEAASGMDWWTAMDSCLLRPLGIEPAFLHDPRPGQNGAARPVAEGHALRAGGERAERVDHMTSLSLAAAGGLVGSATDLVTAARPHLADRETFPQRHLLPEDAVLAMRTCVPDAEPFGLADGWGLGLMRHGHGDDAWYGHDGAVGGASCNLRLHPGRSIALALTANSTAGPKLWEALIARLPEAGLDVGHYALPVPDSPQGAPLADYLGTYANGDLALMVVRDDSGDLLLTRESYTDYRLSLHEDDLFVARSGEPGALPITGRFVRERADGPVTLLQYGGRAMYRL